From Zerene cesonia ecotype Mississippi chromosome 13, Zerene_cesonia_1.1, whole genome shotgun sequence, the proteins below share one genomic window:
- the LOC119831520 gene encoding cuticle protein 19-like, whose protein sequence is MLLMTFLASMGVAIALPIQYNAIYHSPAAVHAPIAVPVAVSNSYPRYAFNYGVKDPHTGDIKSQQEERDGDVVKGSYSLVEPDGSTRTVSYLADDHNGFNAVVHKTGYAVHPVHTQTAPIHYASAIGVSPYGIH, encoded by the exons ATGTTG CTTATGACGTTCCTTGCTTCTATGGGAGTTGCAATAGCGTTGCCGATTCAGTACAATGCTATTTACCATTCCCCAGCCGCCGTCCACGCTCCGATAGCTGTTCCGGTTGCTGTATCTAAT TCGTATCCGAGATATGCTTTCAATTACGGAGTTAAGGATCCGCACACTGGAGACATAAAATCTCAACAAGAGGAGAGAGATGGTGACGTCGTTAAAG GAAGTTATTCACTAGTGGAGCCTGACGGGTCTACACGAACTGTATCTTATTTAGCTGATGACCACAACGGCTTCAACGCAGTTGTCCACAAAACTGGTTACGCCGTACATCCa gTGCATACACAAACCGCTCCTATACATTATGCTTCCGCCATCGGAGTCTCTCCTTACGGCATTCATTAA